In Monodelphis domestica isolate mMonDom1 chromosome 4, mMonDom1.pri, whole genome shotgun sequence, one DNA window encodes the following:
- the UMPS gene encoding uridine 5'-monophosphate synthase, which produces MRQRGGASGADLTGCAGLPPALDSKALGAMAASTAEVLAPLVTALYEAQAFKFGNFLLKSGLSSPIYVDLRGIVSRPQLLTQVADILFETAQNAGLSFNTICGVPYTALPLATVICSTNQIPMLIRRKETKDYGTKRLIEGTINPGETCLIIEDVVTSGSSVWETVEVLQKEGLKVTDAIVLLDREQGGKAKLQERGICLHSVCTLSKILEILEQQKKIDAEMVGKVKKFIQENTFVAAEQNSMVPTELSFGMRAQLPDTHPITSKLFRIMEKKQTNLCLSADTTEAKVLLNLAATLGSRICMLKTHVDILNDFDLGAMEELKALAKDHEFLIFEDRKFADIGNTVKKQYEGGVFKIASWADLVNAHVVPGPGVVKGLSEVGMPMHRGCLLIAEMSSSGSLATGDYTKAAVKMAEEHSEFVIGFISGSRLSKKPEFVHLTPGVQLQAGGDNLGQQYKSPQEVIGKQGSDIIIVGRGILTASDHLEAAEMYRKAAWEAYLTRLGV; this is translated from the exons ATGCGACAGAGGGGCGGTGCTTCGGGGGCTGACTTAACCGGATGTGCCGGGCTCCCGCCCGCGCTTGACAGCAAGGCTCTTGGAGCAATGGCGGCGTCCACGGCGGAGGTGCTGGCGCCTTTGGTGACTGCGCTGTATGAGGCTCAGGCTTTCAAATTCGGAAACTTCTTGCTTAAGAGCGGGCTGTCGTCTCCCATCTACGTGGACCTGCGCGGGATCGTTTCCAGACCGCAGCTCCTCACCCAG GTTGCAGATATCTTGTTTGAAACTGCTCAAAATGCAGGGCTCAGTTTTAACACCATATGTGGCGTGCCATATACAGCTTTGCCTTTGGCAACAGTCATCTGCTCAACCAACCAAATTCCAATGCTTATTCGGAGGAAGGAGACAAAAGATTATG gtaCCAAACGTCTAATAGAAGGAACAATTAATCCAGGAGAAACCTGTTTGATCATTGAGGATGTGGTGACCAGTGGTTCTAGTGTTTGGGAAACTGTTGAAGTCCTTCAGAAGGAAGGTTTGAAAGTCACAGATGCCATTGTGCTGCTGGACAGAGAGCAGGGAGGCAAGGCCAAATTGCAAGAGCGGGGTATTTGCTTACATTCTGTGTGTACTTTGTCAAAGATCCTAGAGATtcttgaacaacaaaaaaaaattgatgctGAGATGGTTGGGAAAGTGAAGAAGTTTATTCAGGAGAACACCTTTGTAGCTGCTGAGCAGAATAGTATGGTACCTACAGAACTTAGCTTTGGCATGCGTGCCCAGCTCCCTGATACCCATCCAATAACATCAAAACTTTTCAGGATTATGGAAAAGAAGCAGACCAACTTGTGTCTTTCTGCTGATACAACCGAGGCCAAAGTGCTATTGAATCTGGCAGCCACTCTTGGTTCCCGCATCTGTATGCTGAAGACTCATGTAGATATTCTGAATGATTTTGATCTTGGGGCTATGGAGGAATTGAAAGCTTTAGCAAAAGACCATGAATTCTTAATATTTGAAGACCGAAAATTTGCTGATATAGGAAACACAGTGAAAAAACAATATGAAG gTGGTGTTTTCAAAATAGCTTCCTGGGCAGATCTAGTAAATGCTCATGTGGTACCAGGCCCTGGAGTTGTGAAAGGCCTGAGTGAAGTGGGGATGCCAATGCACCGAGGCTGCCTCCTGATTGCAGAAATGAGCTCTTCTGGGTCCTTAGCCACGGGTGACTACACTAAAGCCGCT GTGAAAATGGCTGAAGAACATTCAGAGTTTGTAATTGGTTTTATTTCTGGTTCAAGATTGAGCAAGAAACCAGAATTTGTTCATTTGACTCCAGGTGTCCAGTTACAAGCTGGAG GGGATAATCTTGGCCAGCAATATAAGAGCCCTCAAGAAGTTATTGGTAAACAAGGTTCTGACATCATCATTGTGGGCCGTGGCATACTGACGGCCTCAGATCATCTAGAAGCAGCTGAAATGTACAGAAAAGCTGCCTGGGAAGCCTACTTGACTAGACTTGGTGTTTGA